CGGGTCGGCGATCCGCTCCGTCAGGTCCAGTTCAACATTCAGGTCCGGATACTGGCGGGCAAGCTGACCCATCACCGGCAGTACGTAGCGCTTGCCAAACGTCGGATAACAGGCAACGCGCAGCGTGCCGGTCACGTCACCCTTCATCGAGGCCAGTTCCTGGCGGGCATCATCCAGAGAATCGAGTATCTGCCGCGCGCGGACCAGCAGCGCTTCTCCGGCATCGGTCAGCGTCAGGTGGCGGGTGGAACGTAAGAACAGCGGCGTTTCAAGGTAGGATTCCAGCGCGTCGATCTGACGGCCGACCGAAGAGGGAGTACGCCCGCGCCGGCGGCCTGCACCGGAGAAACTGCTCTCCCTGGCGACATCAACAAACACGCCTAAAAACTCAGCAAACTTTTCTGACTGCATCTGTGCATTCTTTGCATAGCTGTTGTGGGTAATGGCTATCTTATCAGCAATACGCATCTCCCTTAAGCTTCTCCTCACCAGTAAGAGATTACCGATTTATTCTGAGAGGAAGCCCTTATGCAAACGCAACAGTATGATCCACTTTATCTTTTTATTAACGGCCAGTGGCTGACTGCCGAAGACCGTGACACCCTGGCGGTGATCAATCCGGCAAACGGTAAGAGCCTCGGTCGCCTGCCAATGGCAACCCATACCGACCTGAACCAGGCGCTGGTGACCGCCCACGACAGTTTTACCCTGTGGCGTAACACCGTGCCGGATGAGCGTGCACGCATCATGAAAAAAGCCGCCGCTCTGATGCGCGATCGGGCGGAGCATATTGCAACGCTGATGACGCTGGAAGAGGGCAAGCCGCTGGTGGAAAGCCGTGACGAAGTCCAGCGCGCGGCGGACTACTTTGAATGGTTCGCTGAAGAAGCGCGTCGTATTGATGGCCGCGTGGTACCTGCTAACCGCCCAGGCGTGCAGCAGCTGGTTAAGCGGCAGGCGATTGGCCCGGTGGCGGCGTTTACCCCGTGGAACTTCCCGGCCATTACGCCGGCCAGAAAACTCTCTGCCGCGCTGGCAGCAGGCTGCAGCGTGATCCTCAAACCCGGCGAAGAGAGCCCGGCAACGGCGCTGGCGCTGGCGCGCTGCCTGGATGATGCGGGTTTGCCGAAAGGCGTGCTGCAAATCGTGTTCGGCGTCCCTGACAAGGTTTCAGCAAAACTTATCGCTTCGCCGATTATCCGCAAGGTTGCCTTTACCGGTTCCGTTCCCGTTGGGCGCTTACTGTCTGAACGCGCCGCTGCGGGCGTGAAACCGATCTCGCTTGAGCTGGGCGGTCACGGGCCGGTGCTGGTCTTTGAGGATGCCGATATAGAGGCGGCCGCGGCGGACGGTGCGGCAAACCGCTTCCGCGGCACCGGGCAGATTTGTATCTCCTCAACGCGTTTCCTGATCCAGCGCGGTGCTTATGACCGCTTCGTCGGGCGCTTTGTGGCGGCCACCCGGGAACTGGTAATCGGTGACGGTATGGCGCAGGGCACTCAGGTAGGGCCGCTGGCCAACGAACGGCAGCTGGAGAAAATGGCCGCGCTGGTCGACGACGCGGTAGCACAGGGAGCGGTAGTGCTGACCGGTGGTAAACGCCTCGATCGTCCCGGCTTCTTCTTTGAGCCCACCGTACTGGCCAACGTGCCGCTGAGCGCCCGCATCATGCACGAGGAGCCGTTTGGTCCGATCGCCGTGATGCGTCCGTTTGACACCATCACCGATGGCCTTGAAGAGGCAAACCGGCTGCCTTACGCGCTGTCTGCCTACGCCTTTACCCGCAGCGCGCGGACCGCACTTGACGTCGGGGACGGGCTTGAGGCCGGCATGATTGGCATTAATCAGTACCGCATCATCGCCACTGAACTGCCGTTTGGCGGCATGAAAGAGAGCGGTCACGGTTCCGAGGGCGGGCGTGAAGGGATTGCCCCGTATCTGACCAACAAATTCATCAGCCAGATCTGAACAGTTAAGCGGAGAATATCATCATGAAACCTATCGACTTTACCAGCCCGCGCGCCGCCGCACGCCCGTTTACGCCTAAACTCGCGGATTTTGTTGAGCAGCCGCTTTACTCCGGGGTCTGGGCCGATCCGGCGCTGGCACCGCGCGATCGCAGCCTGATTACCATCGCCTGCCTTATTGCGCTGAACCATGCCAATGAGTTACCTGCACATCTGCGTCGTGGCATAGAAAACGGCCTGACCGAGTCGGAACTGAGTGAGGTCATCACGCATCTGGCATTTTACGCCGGCTTCCCGGCGGCGATCACCGCTTCTGCCTGTGCGAACGCCACCTTTGCAGAAACCCGATAATGACGTGCCGCCGGTCTGTAACCCGCAGACGGCGGCATCACATCACTGACTTAACGGAGCAGACGATGATGAAAGCTATCACCTTTGAAGACTTTGGCACGCCGGACGTACTGAAACTGGCAGAAGTGGAAAAACCTCAGCTGCGCCCGGAGGATCTGCTGATACGTACCTACGCTGCCGGTGTCAACCGCGCCGATCTGACCCACCGTAAAGGGGGGTATGGCCGCCCTGATTTTGGTGATTCGACCCTTATGGGGCTGGAAATCGCCGGAGAGGTGATTGCGACAGGCGATGCGGTCACCGGCTACCGGCCAGGTGACCGCGTGATGGGGATCGTCGGCGGCGGCGCGTACGCGGAATACTCGCGCATTGATTACCGCATGGCGATGCCGATCCCCGATAATCTTGATTATATTCAGGCGGCGGCGATTACCGAGGTGTTTGTCACCGCGCATGAAGCGCTGATACACCTCGGGAAATTAAAAGCCGGAGAATCGGTTTTGATTCACGCCGGGGCGGGCGGAGTAGGAGGGGCCGCGGTCCAGCTGGCGCGCGCGACCGGGGCCACCATTTTTACCACCGTAAAAGCGGCTAATCAGGAGCAGGCCCGCCTGCTGGGGGCAGACTGGCTTATTGACTACCAGAATGAGGACTTCGCAGAGGTGGTGCATAAGGCAACCGACGGTAAGGGGGTGGATCTGATCCTCGACTTTATTGGCGCACCTTACTTTGAACGTAATATTAACGCGCTCGCTTTTGGCGGACGCCTGATTCAGATTGGCA
This portion of the Erwinia sp. E602 genome encodes:
- a CDS encoding NAD-dependent succinate-semialdehyde dehydrogenase — protein: MQTQQYDPLYLFINGQWLTAEDRDTLAVINPANGKSLGRLPMATHTDLNQALVTAHDSFTLWRNTVPDERARIMKKAAALMRDRAEHIATLMTLEEGKPLVESRDEVQRAADYFEWFAEEARRIDGRVVPANRPGVQQLVKRQAIGPVAAFTPWNFPAITPARKLSAALAAGCSVILKPGEESPATALALARCLDDAGLPKGVLQIVFGVPDKVSAKLIASPIIRKVAFTGSVPVGRLLSERAAAGVKPISLELGGHGPVLVFEDADIEAAAADGAANRFRGTGQICISSTRFLIQRGAYDRFVGRFVAATRELVIGDGMAQGTQVGPLANERQLEKMAALVDDAVAQGAVVLTGGKRLDRPGFFFEPTVLANVPLSARIMHEEPFGPIAVMRPFDTITDGLEEANRLPYALSAYAFTRSARTALDVGDGLEAGMIGINQYRIIATELPFGGMKESGHGSEGGREGIAPYLTNKFISQI
- a CDS encoding carboxymuconolactone decarboxylase family protein; translation: MKPIDFTSPRAAARPFTPKLADFVEQPLYSGVWADPALAPRDRSLITIACLIALNHANELPAHLRRGIENGLTESELSEVITHLAFYAGFPAAITASACANATFAETR
- a CDS encoding NAD(P)H-quinone oxidoreductase; the encoded protein is MMKAITFEDFGTPDVLKLAEVEKPQLRPEDLLIRTYAAGVNRADLTHRKGGYGRPDFGDSTLMGLEIAGEVIATGDAVTGYRPGDRVMGIVGGGAYAEYSRIDYRMAMPIPDNLDYIQAAAITEVFVTAHEALIHLGKLKAGESVLIHAGAGGVGGAAVQLARATGATIFTTVKAANQEQARLLGADWLIDYQNEDFAEVVHKATDGKGVDLILDFIGAPYFERNINALAFGGRLIQIGIMGGIDNAKIPLDRLLYRHLHIAGTVMKSRSQDVKHAMSRRFREHWLASFANGVLIPVIDSVYPLSDAAAAHQRMEAGLNVGKIVLKMD